One Eleginops maclovinus isolate JMC-PN-2008 ecotype Puerto Natales chromosome 22, JC_Emac_rtc_rv5, whole genome shotgun sequence DNA segment encodes these proteins:
- the sfr1 gene encoding swi5-dependent recombination DNA repair protein 1 homolog, giving the protein MEVTPKAEKTKSVYYSPCDSVESSPCEYKEEKHQQKLSSSLKERLKRSRRSFTSPFSVAKRLCVDDEEEDDGQQVATDSRETVHNPPLIMPNVDVNRKKEGSVRERFSGPFPELTDSLSKDTAQQPYQLRKEVKEKTETLRRLKMVQMYRSKNDLRQLQTLIDKWRSCAQAALYELQSDVIEDRQKVSLSSLIDLFGLDDCILHFDRAEEDFTT; this is encoded by the exons ATGGAGGTCACTCCTAAAGCAGAGAAAACTAAATCAGTGTATTATTCACCATGTGATTCAGTGGAGTCGAGCCCGTGTGAATATAAAGAGGAAAAG CATCAACAAAAGCTGAGTTCCTCTCTGAAGGAGAGGCTGAAGAGATCAAGGCGCTCCTTCACCTCGCCCTTCTCTGTAGCCAAACGCCTTTGTgttgatgatgaggaggaggatgatggccAACAAGTTGCAACAGATTCCAGGGAGACAGTCCATAACCCTCCACTGATCATGCCCAATGTTGatgtaaacagaaaaaaagagggatcAGTGAGGGAAAGGTTTTCTGGACCCTTTCCCGAGCTAACAGATTCTCTTTCCAAAGACACGGCACAACAACCATACCAACTGAGGAAGGAGGTTAAAGAGAAGACAGAGACTCTGCGCAGACTCAAGATGGTTCAAATGTACAGAAGCAAG AATGATTTAAGGCAGCTCCAAACATTGATTGACAAGTGGAGGAGTTGTGCTCAGGCCGCTCTGTATGAGCTCCAGTCAGATGTCATCGAAGACAGACAAAAGGTCAGCCTGTCGAGTCTCATTGACTTATTCGGCCTGGATGACTGTATCCTGCACTTTGACCGTGCAGAGGAGGACTTCACTacctaa